Part of the Stegostoma tigrinum isolate sSteTig4 chromosome 43, sSteTig4.hap1, whole genome shotgun sequence genome, ccGACATGCGATCAGCCTTGATGGAAGTAAATTGTGGAGCAGGCATAAGGGACTGAATGGTGTACTCCTGCTCTGAGATGCCATGTCATGTGTTGATTTTAGACATACCCGCAGTGATAGGCAAACCCTATTTCCTAAACAGGATAAAACAAATGTTGTTCGTCAGCTGCTGGGGATCATTTCAGAGGAAATGTGCAGTTCCAGGCTGAAACAGTGTCAGCCCCACTGCAATAAAATGCCCACTGTCCCTCCCACTTCACACTGTCCGAATGAACAAGGCTCGGTCCTGGATGTGATTCTCAGCAGCAATGAACAACAGCGTCCAACTGCTGTCTTCGCTGATGAACTTTGTGGTGTCTCCACAGCTTGTACCTCTggataaatcccttcccacacagagagcagatgaatggcttctccccggtgtgaattcgctggtgtctcagcagagTTGGTGAGTCCCTGAATGCTTTCCCACAGATGGTACAGGGGAATGGTCGCTCCCCAGTGTGCATGCGCTGGTGGGTCAACAGTGGGCCcgactgagtgaatcctttcccacactctgagcaggtgaacctcctctccccggtgtgaagtTGCTGGTGAGTTCTGAGGTCACCGGCGTGAGCGAATCCCTTCCCGCATGCAGAGCAGGTGAACGGCTTCTCCCGGGTGTGGACCCGCTGGTGTCTCCGCATCCCGGATGGATCGCTGAACGTTTCTCCgcactcagagcaggtgaatggcctctccccggtgtggacCCGCTGGTGTGCCAGCAGTCTGGATAATGAACTACATCCCTTCCCGCACTCCGAGCAGGTGAACGGCCATTCCCCGGTGTGAGTTCTCTCGTGTTTTTGAAGGCTGTACAACTGACAGAATGTCTTTTCACACGcgaagcaggtgaatggcttctccccggtgtgaactcgctggtgtgacAGTAGGGAAGAGGAGCGAGCGAACCCCTTCCCGCACTCAGAACATGTGAATGGCCTGTGCCCGGTGTGAATCTGCTCGTGTTTTCGAAGGGCAGATAGCAaactgaatcccttcccacacctgaagcaggagaatggcctctccccgcTGTGAACTTGCTTGTGGGCCACCAGCGAAGCAGCCTGATCGAACCCCTTCCCGCACTCCGAGCAAGTGAACGGCTTCTGTCCAGTGTGTATTCGCTGGTGTGTCAGTAGGGCAGAGAAATTTTCGAAACCCTTTCCACAattggagcagatgaatggcctctctccgCTGTGAATTTTGTCGTGTTGTTGAAGGTTGCATAACTgactgaatcccttcccacacctGAAGCaagtgaacggcctctccccagtgtgaactcgctggtgtcgcAGCAGGGAATAGGAGTCAGGGAAATCCTTCCCACAGTCGGAGCatatgaatggcctctccccggtgtgaacacGCCGATGAGTCTCCAGCCCAGATGGGAACTTGAATCGTTTCCCACAGTCCCCACACAGCCATGGCTTCTCCTCGGTGTTGTTGTCCTTGTGGCCCTCCAGGTTGGATGATGAACTGAAGTCCCCACACACAGGAACCCCGGACGGTGTCTCCTGGAGAGATGTTACTTCAGGCACAGCGGCAATGAACATCCTCAGAATGGGCCAACTTCCGCATTCACGCAATGGGGagctctgattggctggaggACCACAATGCTTTCGGTCCTCCAACGTTGTCTATTGGCCGGACCGCATTACGTTCAATTACAGAGCCAGCCAATAGGAGCTGCGCCTGTTGCAGACAAAGGGCCTACGGGGGCCTCGTGCTGAGGTTTCTGGGGGAGGGGTCACTTTGCAACAAACACCTTCCCTTCACTTGTCTCCAGGGCATCCGTTCCAACAAAGCGCAGGGTTTAGTTTTAACTTCACACTCACTGAAACTCCCCCCTCTGTCCAACATCGAATCAGATacctgtacagcacggaaatacaCCCTTTGGTCGAACTCGTCCATGCTAAACACgggaacaaagtgtggggctggatgaacacagcaggccaagcagcatctcgggagcacaaaagcttgctAAACACGTTTCCTTTATAAATCTAATCCCGTTTGACAGCAtttatcccatatccctctaaacccttcctgttcatttacccatccagatgccttctaaatgctCTGCAGTTTTATACTTCCCCCACCCTACGGGAAAGTGCTTGGCTATTTACCCACTGCATGCCACTCATAATTTCATAagtctctgtaaggtcacccctcagcctccgatgctccttTAAAAATAgtccccagcctatccagattcTCCATCGCTCATACCCCCAACagcagcaatatccttgtaaatcttatctgaatcctttcaagtttcactgtatccttcctgtagcagggcgaccagaattgcacacattattccaaaaatgGCTGAAGGAATACAGTgtacgtgacctcccaactcccactctcagtgcactgaccaataaatacAAGCATActaaacatcttcttcactatcataTCTAagtgcgactccactttcaaacgACTGTGAACCTGCGCTCCAAGATCTCTTTGATCAACAACATTttccagggccttaccattaattgaaCAGTTCATGCTCTGAGTCAGTGGATTTGTAGCGGATATCAGTGGCCAGCCCGtcatcagaaatggaaacagagatgtggaggaaggGAACTGAGAAGTCAGTGAATGACCAGGTAAAGGTGACAGCAGGATGGAAAATTAACTGACTTTTCAAATTTTGAGGGAGAGCAGGAAGTAGCAACTAGACTGATCCCTGGAATGGGTGGGATGAATTTCCAGGACCATTAGCAGTGTTGGGATCAAAGGATCAAAAACAAGCTTTGGGTAAACATAGCCTGTTCTGGCTGAAAGGTAACTGCAAgaatcatggaaacagactgccGTGCAAAGGCACAGAGACACCCGGCCCTGTTTTTTGCACAAGGGAATGACAGGGGACAGTACTCAGAGATGGCAATACACCATGTAATGTCTGATTCGGAATGGTATTAACACTGGGACTTTTCCCAGCTGGAGAGACTTTCACCGTCGGACTGGGGTTCGAGAGACGGGGTTCACGGGAATGGAAATATAGCTCCAAGTGCCAGCCGCCAGCCTGACATGAAGACAAGGCAGTGACTCTCACTTGTTGACTGTATCAAGAATTGTTTAAGCCAGTATGGTCATGCATTAGTTTGCATGTACCTACAGTAGCTGAAATTAATAAATTGGCTTTGCATTGGAGTGCACATTTCTGCATGTATTCATTTTGATGAGACCCTAAAGAGCAGTGGGGATTGCAGAGAGACTTATTCGAAcattcgaacaggactggacagggaagatgcagggaggatgttcccgatggtgggtccAGAACCAAGGAGTCACAGTCTGAAGGCAGTGTATGACACCAGAGCATTGTGTAtcggagttaggatgtcatgttgtttctgtataagactttggtaaGGCCATTTTTAATATAGTGCACAGAATTTGGGTCGCTCTGGGAGAGGAAAGACGTTGTTAACCTGAAAAAAggttggagaaaaaaaaattacaaggatgctgccgggattggaggatttgagttttaATGAGAGGCTGGGACTCTTATctcccctggagcattggaggctgaggggtgaccatacagaggtttataaaatcgtgagggctTTAGATAcggtgattagccaaggtctttttctcagtgtgggggagtccaaaactagaaggcacaggtttaaggcgagaggggaaataTCTAAAAGGGGcccgaggagcaactttttcacacagagggtggtgcgtacatggaacgagctgccagaggaagtggtagagacaggTTCAATcatgacatttaaaagatatatgtaaaggtacatggataggaaaggtttataggAATATAGGCtcaacacaggcaaatgggattatttCAGAATagacgagttgggctgaaagacctgtgTCTGTACTGTAAGACTCTGCATCATTTTTAAGCTTGGCACTACGTTGCAACCATCGATCTCTTCAAAACAGACGATCAACAACTTACATTTTCACTTGACACTTTCACATTATTCagtttttggggaaaaaaaactgtcaaaatCTTGTCTTAAAGAAAACTTTTTCTCATACTTTGTTTCAAGGCCGCTTTCGGGAAGAAATTATACGAGTACACAGATAGAACGTTTGTCATTCCAAATTCAGAGTTCAAATTGGATATCTTCCTGAAAGATTCATCCATGTTTTGAGGACAAGCCAAACCGTTTTTTCTTGTAACATCTTCCTATAGCAGTTTAAACAAAAACGCTTTTTAAACTTTTCAGTGATACGTGATATGAAAATCTTCAACCTATGACGTTTTCAGTCTACACTTTGCTTTCGCGCAGAGCTGAAGGGAATGTAAGTGCTGCTCTCCTTATTACGGTCATGGGAACTCTCTATGAATATAGTCCAGCTTTCATAGAAGGCCTCTTTAACTTCACTAGGGGAAAAGGACATTTTGGCCTCTTCCCTAAGCGTGCCTTAAGGGCTTCTACTCCTTTGTCCACCCCTTCCAGGTCCTTGGTGACATGACTTGCTTGGCCTCACAGGTTTGGAACCAAGCACTACCAGTTACATTCTCAAGGAGACCTGCCTCGCCTCGCCAAGATGACAGTCCCAGCCTCTGTCTGTTCACACACTTCTGTCTGCTGTGTTTTGACTTTCACTGTATCAAGGGCTGAAGTCCATTTCAGCATTGTTGGTTGCATCCAGGTTGACCAGTCACAGTGCTGGGACTACTCACAGCCTTTTCCTTGTATCACACCTAATGAGTTTCCTGTTGGAAATCTTTTTTTAACCCTCCAGCTCATTTACCAGCTttctattttctttattcaaCTGTAAAGCACACAAATGGGCATCGTAGGCGAACTTATTACAGAAATTGTGAGGGGTACAGTTAGGGTTAACAGTAGGTGTCTTTTCTCCACGACgggagatttcaagactcagggccatacttttaaggtgagagcagaaagatttaagtAAAGACACCAGAGGCAACTTTTAGATTTTGCACAGAAGGAGGTTTGCATGTGgattgaacttcctgaagaagtgatggatgtgggtacaattaaaatgtttaaaagacactcgCATAAGCAGacgaagaggaaaggtttggagggaaatgggccagaagcaggcaggcgggtccagtttagtttgggattagggttGGCAGGGACTTGTtgggaccaaagg contains:
- the LOC132206776 gene encoding gastrula zinc finger protein XlCGF26.1-like; the encoded protein is MFIAAVPEVTSLQETPSGVPVCGDFSSSSNLEGHKDNNTEEKPWLCGDCGKRFKFPSGLETHRRVHTGERPFICSDCGKDFPDSYSLLRHQRVHTGERPFTCFRCGKGFSQLCNLQQHDKIHSGERPFICSNCGKGFENFSALLTHQRIHTGQKPFTCSECGKGFDQAASLVAHKQVHSGERPFSCFRCGKGFSLLSALRKHEQIHTGHRPFTCSECGKGFARSSSLLSHQRVHTGEKPFTCFACEKTFCQLYSLQKHERTHTGEWPFTCSECGKGCSSLSRLLAHQRVHTGERPFTCSECGETFSDPSGMRRHQRVHTREKPFTCSACGKGFAHAGDLRTHQQLHTGERRFTCSECGKGFTQSGPLLTHQRMHTGERPFPCTICGKAFRDSPTLLRHQRIHTGEKPFICSLCGKGFIQRYKLWRHHKVHQRRQQLDAVVHCC